The Xiphophorus couchianus unplaced genomic scaffold, X_couchianus-1.0 Scaffold1000102, whole genome shotgun sequence genome includes a region encoding these proteins:
- the LOC114141378 gene encoding gastrula zinc finger protein XlCGF57.1-like isoform X1, with amino-acid sequence MCSVEPLREFIRERLTAAAEEIFTQLEKTIVQYEEEIDRQRRLLDLTWRPRVSLQRADVPQHYICKEEEVQMDQQPRSPTAEVHLDQEEMESVQIKEEHDELRVSQNAELVLKEETDTFKVSPVPEQVRPREPGPNSDLKPAAFMGPVSDDDDLREPEPNTDQNSADAEYQNQEESNEDDSGSSTEESEQDKESRKTKLKRHRKSDTNYNLSSCKICGKTFTQKYLIAHMRIHTGEKPFKCSTCAKKFILKSHLKNHMKIHSGEKPFSCQTCGKSFIQRMNLTLHMRTHTGEKPFPCEICNKTFASRSQLTTHVRTHTGEKPYACKTCGKSFSTRGTLISHMRSHTGEKPFSCQICGQCFTQKPGLKVHSRKHTGEKPFMCQTCGKSFNQKSALLTHIRTHTGEKPFSCLTCGLCFIMKSSLTQHIRTHTGEKPYSCQICGKRCSLKGNLKFHMRIHTGEKPYSCLTCGKSFAVKCQLTRHMRTHTGEKPFSCGTCGKDFYEKSHLTDHMRRHDLKKMFHCNTCGKSFSERDELIGHIETHTFEKPFPCMTCGKSFGRKSNLNGHIKSHTD; translated from the exons ATGTGTTCCGTTGAGCCTCTGAGAGAGTTTATCAGAGAGAgactaactgctgctgctgaagaaatcTTCACCCAGCTGGAAAAAACCATCGTCCAGTACGAGGAGGAGATCGACCGGCAGCGGAGACTGCTGGACCTCACCTGGAGACCCCGGGTCAGCTTACAGCGAGCAG ACGTCCCGCAGCATTACATCTGCAAGGAGGAGGAGGTTCAGATGGACCAGCAGCCCCGCAGCCCGACGGCGGAGGTGCATTTGGATCAGGAGGAAATGGAATCTGTGCAGATTAAAGAAGAACATGATGAGCTTCGTGTCAGTCAGAACGCAGAACTGGTTCTGAAAGAAGAGACGGATACCTTCAAGGTGAGTCCTGTTCCTGAGCAGGTCCGCCCCAGAGAGCCAGGACCAAACAGCGACCTCAAACCGGCGGCTTTTATGGGTCCTGTTTCTGATGACGATGACCtgagagaaccagaaccaaacacggaCCAGAACTCGGCTGATGCAGAGTACCAGAATCAGGAAGAAAGCAATGAAGACGACTCTGGATCCAGCACAGAAGAGTCTGAGCAAGACAAGGAAAGTcgcaaaacaaaactaaaaaggcACCGAAAAAGTGACACCAATTATAATCTGTCATCTTGcaaaatttgtggaaaaaccTTTACTCAGAAGTATCTGATTGCACACATGAGGAtccacacaggtgagaaaccttttAAATGTTCCACCTGTGCCAAAAAGTTTATTCTCAAAAGTCATCTAAAAAACCACATGAAGATTCATAgcggtgagaagcctttctcctgtCAGACCTGTGGGAAAAGTTTCATTCAGAGGATGAATTTAACTCTTCACATGAGAACGCACACTGGCGAGAAGCCCTTTCCATGTGAAATCTGTAACAAGACCTTTGCTAGCAGGAGTCAGTTAACTACTCATGTGAGAActcacacaggagagaagcctTATGCTTGTAAAacctgtgggaaaagttttaGTACCAGAGGTACTTTGATTAGTCATATGAGAAGTCACACAGgggagaagcctttctcatgtcaGATCTGTGGACAGTGTTTCACTCAGAAACCAGGTCTCAAAGTTCACTCACGAAaacacacaggagagaaaccgTTCATGTGTCaaacctgtggaaagagtttcaaTCAGAAAAGTGCCTTGCTCACACACATAAGAACTCACACCGGTGAAAAGCCCTTTTCCTGTTTGACCTGTGGACTGTGTTTCATCATGAAGAGCAGTTTGACTCAGCATATAAGAACCCACACCGGAGAGAAGCCTTACTCTTGTCAGATTTGTGGGAAACGTTGCAGTTTAAAGGGTAATCTGAAGTttcacatgaggattcacacaggGGAGAAACCATATTCATGTCTTACATGTGGAAAAAGCTTTGCAGTAAAATGTCAATTAACtcgtcacatgagaactcacacag gtgagaagcctttctc CTGTGGAACCTGTGGAaaagatttttatgaaaaaagtcACTTAACTGACCACATGAGAAGGCACGACCTGAAGAAAATGTTCCATTGCAACACCTGTGGAAAATCTTTCAGTGAAAGAGATGAGCTGATTGGACATATAGAAACACACACGTTTGAGAAACCTTTTCCATGTATGACATGTGGAAAAAGCTTTGGTCGTAAAAGTAATTTGAAtggtcacataaaatctcacaCAGATTAG
- the LOC114141378 gene encoding zinc finger protein OZF-like isoform X2 produces the protein MCSVEPLREFIRERLTAAAEEIFTQLEKTIVQYEEEIDRQRRLLDLTWRPRVSLQRADVPQHYICKEEEVQMDQQPRSPTAEVHLDQEEMESVQIKEEHDELRVSQNAELVLKEETDTFKVSPVPEQVRPREPGPNSDLKPAAFMGPVSDDDDLREPEPNTDQNSADAEYQNQEESNEDDSGSSTEESEQDKESRKTKLKRHRKSDTNYNLSSCKICGKTFTQKYLIAHMRIHTGEKPFKCSTCAKKFILKSHLKNHMKIHSGEKPFSCQTCGKSFIQRMNLTLHMRTHTGEKPFPCEICNKTFASRSQLTTHVRTHTGEKPYACKTCGKSFSTRGTLISHMRSHTGEKPFSCQICGQCFTQKPGLKVHSRKHTGEKPFMCQTCGKSFNQKSALLTHIRTHTGEKPFSCLTCGLCFIMKSSLTQHIRTHTGEKPYSCQICGKRCSLKGNLKFHMRIHTGEKPYSCLTCGKSFAVKCQLTRHMRTHTGEKPFSCQTCGKGFTKNLYLIAHMKTHTGEAV, from the exons ATGTGTTCCGTTGAGCCTCTGAGAGAGTTTATCAGAGAGAgactaactgctgctgctgaagaaatcTTCACCCAGCTGGAAAAAACCATCGTCCAGTACGAGGAGGAGATCGACCGGCAGCGGAGACTGCTGGACCTCACCTGGAGACCCCGGGTCAGCTTACAGCGAGCAG ACGTCCCGCAGCATTACATCTGCAAGGAGGAGGAGGTTCAGATGGACCAGCAGCCCCGCAGCCCGACGGCGGAGGTGCATTTGGATCAGGAGGAAATGGAATCTGTGCAGATTAAAGAAGAACATGATGAGCTTCGTGTCAGTCAGAACGCAGAACTGGTTCTGAAAGAAGAGACGGATACCTTCAAGGTGAGTCCTGTTCCTGAGCAGGTCCGCCCCAGAGAGCCAGGACCAAACAGCGACCTCAAACCGGCGGCTTTTATGGGTCCTGTTTCTGATGACGATGACCtgagagaaccagaaccaaacacggaCCAGAACTCGGCTGATGCAGAGTACCAGAATCAGGAAGAAAGCAATGAAGACGACTCTGGATCCAGCACAGAAGAGTCTGAGCAAGACAAGGAAAGTcgcaaaacaaaactaaaaaggcACCGAAAAAGTGACACCAATTATAATCTGTCATCTTGcaaaatttgtggaaaaaccTTTACTCAGAAGTATCTGATTGCACACATGAGGAtccacacaggtgagaaaccttttAAATGTTCCACCTGTGCCAAAAAGTTTATTCTCAAAAGTCATCTAAAAAACCACATGAAGATTCATAgcggtgagaagcctttctcctgtCAGACCTGTGGGAAAAGTTTCATTCAGAGGATGAATTTAACTCTTCACATGAGAACGCACACTGGCGAGAAGCCCTTTCCATGTGAAATCTGTAACAAGACCTTTGCTAGCAGGAGTCAGTTAACTACTCATGTGAGAActcacacaggagagaagcctTATGCTTGTAAAacctgtgggaaaagttttaGTACCAGAGGTACTTTGATTAGTCATATGAGAAGTCACACAGgggagaagcctttctcatgtcaGATCTGTGGACAGTGTTTCACTCAGAAACCAGGTCTCAAAGTTCACTCACGAAaacacacaggagagaaaccgTTCATGTGTCaaacctgtggaaagagtttcaaTCAGAAAAGTGCCTTGCTCACACACATAAGAACTCACACCGGTGAAAAGCCCTTTTCCTGTTTGACCTGTGGACTGTGTTTCATCATGAAGAGCAGTTTGACTCAGCATATAAGAACCCACACCGGAGAGAAGCCTTACTCTTGTCAGATTTGTGGGAAACGTTGCAGTTTAAAGGGTAATCTGAAGTttcacatgaggattcacacaggGGAGAAACCATATTCATGTCTTACATGTGGAAAAAGCTTTGCAGTAAAATGTCAATTAACtcgtcacatgagaactcacacaggtgagaaacccTTTTCCTGTCAGACCTGTGGAAAGGGTTTTACCAAGAACCTTTATTTAATTGCCCACATGAAAACTCACACAGGCGAGGCGGTTTAA
- the LOC114141378 gene encoding gastrula zinc finger protein XlCGF57.1-like isoform X3, with translation MDQQPRSPTAEVHLDQEEMESVQIKEEHDELRVSQNAELVLKEETDTFKVSPVPEQVRPREPGPNSDLKPAAFMGPVSDDDDLREPEPNTDQNSADAEYQNQEESNEDDSGSSTEESEQDKESRKTKLKRHRKSDTNYNLSSCKICGKTFTQKYLIAHMRIHTGEKPFKCSTCAKKFILKSHLKNHMKIHSGEKPFSCQTCGKSFIQRMNLTLHMRTHTGEKPFPCEICNKTFASRSQLTTHVRTHTGEKPYACKTCGKSFSTRGTLISHMRSHTGEKPFSCQICGQCFTQKPGLKVHSRKHTGEKPFMCQTCGKSFNQKSALLTHIRTHTGEKPFSCLTCGLCFIMKSSLTQHIRTHTGEKPYSCQICGKRCSLKGNLKFHMRIHTGEKPYSCLTCGKSFAVKCQLTRHMRTHTGEKPFSCGTCGKDFYEKSHLTDHMRRHDLKKMFHCNTCGKSFSERDELIGHIETHTFEKPFPCMTCGKSFGRKSNLNGHIKSHTD, from the exons ATGGACCAGCAGCCCCGCAGCCCGACGGCGGAGGTGCATTTGGATCAGGAGGAAATGGAATCTGTGCAGATTAAAGAAGAACATGATGAGCTTCGTGTCAGTCAGAACGCAGAACTGGTTCTGAAAGAAGAGACGGATACCTTCAAGGTGAGTCCTGTTCCTGAGCAGGTCCGCCCCAGAGAGCCAGGACCAAACAGCGACCTCAAACCGGCGGCTTTTATGGGTCCTGTTTCTGATGACGATGACCtgagagaaccagaaccaaacacggaCCAGAACTCGGCTGATGCAGAGTACCAGAATCAGGAAGAAAGCAATGAAGACGACTCTGGATCCAGCACAGAAGAGTCTGAGCAAGACAAGGAAAGTcgcaaaacaaaactaaaaaggcACCGAAAAAGTGACACCAATTATAATCTGTCATCTTGcaaaatttgtggaaaaaccTTTACTCAGAAGTATCTGATTGCACACATGAGGAtccacacaggtgagaaaccttttAAATGTTCCACCTGTGCCAAAAAGTTTATTCTCAAAAGTCATCTAAAAAACCACATGAAGATTCATAgcggtgagaagcctttctcctgtCAGACCTGTGGGAAAAGTTTCATTCAGAGGATGAATTTAACTCTTCACATGAGAACGCACACTGGCGAGAAGCCCTTTCCATGTGAAATCTGTAACAAGACCTTTGCTAGCAGGAGTCAGTTAACTACTCATGTGAGAActcacacaggagagaagcctTATGCTTGTAAAacctgtgggaaaagttttaGTACCAGAGGTACTTTGATTAGTCATATGAGAAGTCACACAGgggagaagcctttctcatgtcaGATCTGTGGACAGTGTTTCACTCAGAAACCAGGTCTCAAAGTTCACTCACGAAaacacacaggagagaaaccgTTCATGTGTCaaacctgtggaaagagtttcaaTCAGAAAAGTGCCTTGCTCACACACATAAGAACTCACACCGGTGAAAAGCCCTTTTCCTGTTTGACCTGTGGACTGTGTTTCATCATGAAGAGCAGTTTGACTCAGCATATAAGAACCCACACCGGAGAGAAGCCTTACTCTTGTCAGATTTGTGGGAAACGTTGCAGTTTAAAGGGTAATCTGAAGTttcacatgaggattcacacaggGGAGAAACCATATTCATGTCTTACATGTGGAAAAAGCTTTGCAGTAAAATGTCAATTAACtcgtcacatgagaactcacacag gtgagaagcctttctc CTGTGGAACCTGTGGAaaagatttttatgaaaaaagtcACTTAACTGACCACATGAGAAGGCACGACCTGAAGAAAATGTTCCATTGCAACACCTGTGGAAAATCTTTCAGTGAAAGAGATGAGCTGATTGGACATATAGAAACACACACGTTTGAGAAACCTTTTCCATGTATGACATGTGGAAAAAGCTTTGGTCGTAAAAGTAATTTGAAtggtcacataaaatctcacaCAGATTAG
- the LOC114141421 gene encoding uncharacterized protein LOC114141421, producing MFITKHHFILNQPEAADLDQRETESPQTKGREEEPEEYGSELLQFVKKEELEQETHPVTGADGYVSFEIKEEPEELKQMEEDYHQLESQQMVEVEDISQYGNKAVQETDTLMRGDSAPVELKEEPVELKPKQVKEEEHGSGPEQMVKMEAEGISQNEDQDVQKQETAGTDNQLPELNREQILLQNFPKHEDHQEIKFHEASGSSRDDQQQKRAQPARGQREEVEEGMEGREIHKVKHANNVKCVGKVSNGICI from the coding sequence ATGTTTATTACTAAGCATCATTTTATACTCAACCAACCAGAGGCTGCTGATCTGGACCAGAGGGAAACAGAATCTCCACAAACCAAAGGGAGGGAAGAGGAACCAGAAGAATATGGATCAGaactgctgcagtttgtcaaGAAAGAAGAACTCGAGCAAGAAACACATCCTGTAACGGGAGCAGATGGATATGtatcttttgaaataaaagaagaaccAGAGGAACTGAAACAGATGGAGGAAGATTATCATCAATTGGAATCTCAGCAGATGGTTGAGGTTGAAGACATCAGTCAGTATGGAAATAAGGCTGTACAGGAGACGGATACCTTAATGAGAGGAGACTCTGCACCTGTTGAACTCAAAGAGGAACCAGTAGAACTAAAACCTAAGCAAGTGAAGGAAGAGGAGCATGGATCAGGACCTGAGCAGATGGTGAAGATGGAGGCTGAAGGCATCAGCCAGAATGAAGACCAGGATGTACAGAAGCAGGAGACTGCTGGTACAGACAACCAACTACCAGAACTAAATAGAGAGCAAATCCTCCTTCAGAACTTCCCTAAACATGAAGATCATCAGGAAATAAAGTTTCATGAAGCCTCAGGATccagcagagatgatcagcaacAGAAGAGAGCTCAGCCGGCCAGAGGACAGAGGGAGGAAGTAGAGGAAGGCATGGAGGGCAGGGAAAttcacaaagtaaaacatgcaaacaatgTAAAGTGTGTGGGAAAAGTTTCAAATGGAATTTGTATTTAA